One Ananas comosus cultivar F153 linkage group 1, ASM154086v1, whole genome shotgun sequence DNA window includes the following coding sequences:
- the LOC109716029 gene encoding uncharacterized protein LOC109716029 isoform X1, translating to MSLLISHMSGSHTLAAPRRRRLLLLPSSHDLNHPSLSFSGAGGRGGLHVARARKGLSSRTQRQRLDKQGKKGAGGTPTTTTKEQDEEEEAEMVEMEIEASGFPMELSPGPMPQLPGEQPDFWEGPRWDALGFFVQYQWAFGIVFALIACGIAVSTYNEGATDFRDTPAYKESIQSRELLEEPESSNSDVFEGNPTEVAPSLE from the exons ATGTCTCTCCTCATCTCCCACATGTCCGGGAGCCATACGCTCGCcgcccctcgccgccgccgcctcctcctcctcccctcctcccacGACCTGAACCacccctccctctccttctccggcgccggcggccgcggcggcctCCATGTGGCGCGGGCGAGGAAGGGCCTGTCGTCCCGCACCCAGCGCCAGCGGCTCGACAAGCAAGGCAAGAAAGGCGCCGGCGgcacccccaccaccaccaccaaggagcaggacgaggaggaggaggcggagatgGTGGAGATGGAGATCGAGGCATCCGGTTTTCCGATGGAGTTGTCGCCGGGGCCGATGCCGCAGCTGCCCGGAGAGCAGCCGGACTTCTGGGAGGGCCCGCGCTGGGACGCCCTCGGCTTCTTCGTCCAGTACCAGTGGGCCTTCGGCATCGTCTTCGCC CTGATTGCTTGTGGGATCGCTGTTTCCACCTACAATGAAGGGGCGACGGATTTCAGGGATACTCCAGCTTACAAGGAGTCGATCCAGTCGCGAGAATTGCTGGAAGAACCAGAATCATCAAACTCTGATGTTTTCGAGGGCAATCCGACTGAGGTTGCACCGTCCCTCGAGTAG
- the LOC109716029 gene encoding uncharacterized protein LOC109716029 isoform X2: protein MSLLISHMSGSHTLAAPRRRRLLLLPSSHDLNHPSLSFSGAGGRGGLHVARARKGLSSRTQRQRLDKQGKKGAGGTPTTTTKEQDEEEEAEMVEMEIEASGFPMELSPGPMPQLPGEQPDFWEGPRWDALGFFVQYQWAFGIVFAAPFEIAGYLRCGGEKLR, encoded by the exons ATGTCTCTCCTCATCTCCCACATGTCCGGGAGCCATACGCTCGCcgcccctcgccgccgccgcctcctcctcctcccctcctcccacGACCTGAACCacccctccctctccttctccggcgccggcggccgcggcggcctCCATGTGGCGCGGGCGAGGAAGGGCCTGTCGTCCCGCACCCAGCGCCAGCGGCTCGACAAGCAAGGCAAGAAAGGCGCCGGCGgcacccccaccaccaccaccaaggagcaggacgaggaggaggaggcggagatgGTGGAGATGGAGATCGAGGCATCCGGTTTTCCGATGGAGTTGTCGCCGGGGCCGATGCCGCAGCTGCCCGGAGAGCAGCCGGACTTCTGGGAGGGCCCGCGCTGGGACGCCCTCGGCTTCTTCGTCCAGTACCAGTGGGCCTTCGGCATCGTCTTCGCC GCTCCGTTTGAGATTGCTGGTTATTTACGGTGCGGCGGCGAGAAATTACGATAG